In Populus alba chromosome 1, ASM523922v2, whole genome shotgun sequence, a single window of DNA contains:
- the LOC118035992 gene encoding flavin-containing monooxygenase FMO GS-OX-like 4, whose translation MKHLSMPPPQLPPPISRHVAVIGAGAAGLVSARELRREGHDVVVFERDNQVGGTWVYNPQVEPDPLSLDPNRRIIHSSLYSSLRTNLPREVMGFKDYPFIAKNDKKRDQRRFPGHREVVLYLQDFASEFGIEEMVRFDTEVAHMGPVEDNIGKWIVRSKRKISDDDREVSFGFDVDEEIYDAAVICNGHYTEPRIAQIPGISSWPGKQMHSHNYRTHEGFQDQVAILIGSSSSSVDISREIAGVAKEVHVTSRSVADETYQEQPGYDNMWLHSMIESVHDDGSVIFRNGRVVVADIILHCTGYKYHFPFLDTNGIVTVDGNRVGPLYKQVFPPALAPWLSFVGLPLKAVPFPLFELQSKWIAGVLSGHIALPSPEEMMEDVKAFYETLEASNIPKHYTHNLAGCQYGIALRVHFSCSSTTTGLLLSAVAQGSKNGEGKCMMQLARVSGSGQRYTVMNGMMMTWSWKPTRTSQSTHEKVEATAASLNGGV comes from the exons ATGAAACATTTGTCAATGCCACCACCTCAACTTCCTCCACCAATCTCCCGCCACGTGGCGGTGATCGGTGCCGGAGCCGCCGGCCTCGTTAGTGCCCGTGAGCTTCGGAGAGAGGGTCATGATGTTGTAGTCTTTGAAAGAGACAACCAAGTAGGTGGCACATGGGTGTACAATCCCCAAGTCGAGCCCGACCCGTTAAGCCTCGACCCGAATCGACGCATAATTCACTCGAGCCTCTATAGCTCCCTCCGGACCAACCTCCCAAGAGAAGTAATGGGTTTCAAAGACTATCCCTTTAtagcaaaaaatgataaaaagagagACCAGAGAAGGTTTCCGGGCCATCGAGAGGTGGTGTTGTATTTGCAGGATTTTGCAAGTGAGTTTGGGATTGAAGAAATGGTGAGGTTTGATACTGAAGTGGCTCATATGGGACCTGTTGAGGATAATATTGGAAAGTGGATTGTGAGGTCTAAAAGGAAAATAAGTGATGATGATAGGGAGGTTAGTTTTGGATTTGATGTTGACGAGGAGATTTATGATGCTGCTGTTATCTGTAATGGACATTACACTGAACCTCGAATTGCTCAAATACCag GGATCAGTTCATGGCCAGGAAAACAGATGCATAGCCACAATTATCGTACTCATGAGGGCTTTCAAGATCAA GTGGCAATTTTGATTGGAAGTTCATCTAGTTCTGTGGATATATCCAGAGAAATTGCTGGAGTTGCTAAAGAGGTCCATGTTACCTCAAGATCAGTTGCGGACGAAACATATCAAGAGCAGCCTGGATATGATAATATGTGGCTTCATTCTATG ATAGAAAGTGTGCATGATGATGGTTCTGTGATCTTCAGAAATGGGAGAGTTGTCGTTGCTGACATTATTCTACATTGCACTGG GTACAAGTATCACTTCCCTTTTCTAGACACCAATGGCATTGTGACCGTGGATGGAAATCGTGTGGGCCCCCTGTACAAGCAAGTTTTTCCACCAGCTCTGGCCCCATGGCTTTCATTTGTTGGGTTACCGTTGAAG GCTGTCCCTTTTCCCTTGTTTGAACTTCAAAGCAAGTGGATTGCTGGTGTTTTATCAGGTCATATTGCACTTCCGTCACCTGAGGAGATGATGGAAGATGTTAAAGCCTTCTATGAGACACTAGAAGCTTCCAACATACCCAAACACTACACTCATAATCTGGCTGGTTGTCAG TATGGCATAGCTTTGCGTGTTCACTTTTCCTG TTCGAGTACGACAACTGGCTTGCTTCTCAGTGCAGTTGCCCAGGGATCGAAGAATGGAGAAGGCAAATGTATGATGCAGCTAGCAAGAGTAAGCGGCTCCGGCCAGAGATATACCGTGATGAATGGGATGATGATGACCTGGTCTTGGAAGCCTACGCGGACTTCACAAAGTACACACGAAAAAGTTGAAGCAACAGCTGCATCTCTCAATGGAGGTGTTTGA
- the LOC118035994 gene encoding uncharacterized protein isoform X1, whose protein sequence is MWCDMMDLFDPGKKMLMQGDFDLNSVQRHADSFKGVIKQTILKQEVIFRTQVHELHQLYRTQKTLMKDLGSKCCGGYNSWDVNVQPSLLPFPNPSRIEPLVKETGISSISKELVLPVGSAPFASKELLHGCQDTYYRLKQRPLDLQLSANKLINHVEEDRPNRGHAWNHPLKEPIDVEHPLSANCSSGTAELKLSLITRDDYRRTEGTLRTWFDKRTHQYCSVIDLESEERISDDSAKCTTSVGCATPETYSPGKYKKVSAFSSLIFSTSAEKDPSVEISESSYFQEHSECCQEQTSSNEGIMECHDDNLRNNLSTKMKQSSSHKGADWDLNKAHFDDPSCFSNDPLVTCPSPARSAGDSAVVIRSMHEETCPTTFWEKQVNSCSNEISDINATEVDLNSTTRSTDVWTGNSEQDGISGTVPNPTGPEPIPSPPVEISEDVDRYTGDHKNDNLVMKAKLANCLLHDLNQMPLDTRELSSEKSQVEDAVFSCIDECQNDGHGNQSPVSCKSGIYDNDSNSGKTVHFGSMSGDVNTDLKTLSGSQVAGASSDEHDLRTSDSGDLKNECYDEKEESAEVDVLMKRAAESLVDMSLKNLICYQDSFAKEGSKEMRKETREQPQYTCDSFELMVMELTESNVDENSVTSKPYEVNDMETKDFGSKLRRGRRMKDFQKEILPALASLSRHEIHEDINIIEGVLRSREYRKIRGKMATNGENWSPLVRSRRSRLNNVGRRRSSSKFN, encoded by the exons ATGTGGTGTGATATGATGGACTTGTTCGATCCTGGCAAGAAGATGTTGATGCAAGGAGATTTCGATCTGAACTCTGTACAGCGACATGCAGATTCATTTAAAGGAGTTATAAAGCAGACAATTCTCAAGCAGGAGGTTATATTTAGGACTCAG GTCCATGAACTCCATCAGTTATATAGGACGCAAAAAACACTGATGAAGGATCTTGGTAGTAAGTGTTGTGGTGGATACAATTCATGGGATGTGAATGTACAACCATCTCTACTGCCTTTTCCGAACCCTTCAAGAATTGAACCATTGGTGAAAGAAACAGGAATTTCCTCAATTTCCAAG GAGCTTGTCCTTCCGGTGGGTTCAGCACCTTTTGCAAGCAAGGAGTTGTTACATGGGTGCCAAGATACATATTATAGACTTAAGCAGAGGCCTCTTGATCTTCAACTCTCTGCTAACAAACTCATCAACCATGTCGAGGAAGATCGCCCAAACAGAGGACATGCCTGGAATCATCCCTTAAAAGAACCAATAGACGTTGAGCATCCTCTCTCTGCTAATTGCTCTTCAGGTACAGCGGAGTTGAAGCTTTCCCTGATCACTAGAGATGACTATAGAAGAACAGAAGGTACATTGCGGACTTGGTTTGATAAGAGAACTCATCAGTACTGTTCCGTGATTGATCTGGAATCAGAAGAGAGGATATCAGATGACAGTGCAAAATGCACAACTTCTGTTGGCTGTGCTACTCCAGAAACTTATTCCCCAGGGAAGTACAAAAAAGTTTCTGCCTTCTCTAGTTTAATTTTCTCAACTAGTGCAGAGAAAGATCCATCTGTCGAGATTTCAGAAAGCAGCTATTTTCAAGAACATAGTGAATGCTGCCAAGAGCAGACCTCTTCTAATGAAG GAATTATGGAGTGCCATGATGATAACCTGCGTAATAATCTTTCCACCAAAATGAAACAGTCCTCTTCACATAAAGGAGCTGATTGGGACCTCAACAAAGCTCACTTTGATGACCCGTCATGTTTCTCAAATGATCCTCTAGTGACCTGTCCTTCACCAGCTAGATCAGCTGGTGACTCTGCGGTAGTTATTAGGAGCATGCACGAAGAAACCTGTCCAACCACATTTTGGGAGAAACAGGTCAATAGCTGCTCAAATGAAATTTCTGACATAAATGCTACTGAAGTAGATTTAAACAGCACAACTAGGAGTACAGATGTTTGGACCGGAAATTCTGAGCAGGATGGAATAAGTGGTACTGTACCAAACCCTACAGGCCCAGAGCCCATACCCAGCCCCCCTGTAGAAATTTCTGAAGACGTCGACAGGTACACTGGCGACCACAAGAATGATAATCTTGTGATGAAGGCGAAACTCGCGAATTGTCTTCTACATGATTTAAATCAAATGCCTTTAGATACTAGAGAACTGAGCTCTGAGAAGAGCCAAGTGGAAGATGCTGTCTTTTCATGTATTGATGAGTGTCAGAATGATGGACATGGCAATCAATCTCCTGTATCATGCAAGTCTGGTATTTATGATAATGATTCAAACAGTGGAAAGACAGTGCACTTTGGCAGTATGTCTGGTGATGTGAACACTGATTTGAAAACCCTCTCAGGGTCACAAGTTGCCGGTGCCTCATCAGACGAGCATGACCTAAGAACTTCTGACAGTGGTGATTTGAAAAATGAATGCTACGACGAGAAAGAAGAATCAGCTGAAGttgatgttttgatgaaaaGAGCAGCTGAATCACTTGTAGATATGTCTTTGAAGAATTTAATTTGCTATCAAGATTCTTTTGCCAAAGAAGGGTCCAAGGAGATGAGAAAAGAGACAAGGGAGCAGCCACAGTATACTTGCGATTCTTTTGAATTAATGGTTATGGAACTAACGGAGAGCAATGTGGATGAAAATTCAGTGACATCAAAGCCATATGAAGTAAATGATATGGAAACAAAAGATTTTGGTTCTAAACTGAGACGAGGAAGGAGAATGAAAGATTTCCAGAAGGAGATACTGCCTGCTCTGGCATCTCTTTCTAGACATGAAATTCATGAAGATATAAACATTATTGAGGGAGTTTTAAGATCAAGAGAATACCGCAAAATCAGAGGCAAGATGGCAACAAATGGAGAGAACTGGTCTCCACTGGTGAGAAGTAGACGGTCAAGACTCAATAATGTTGGGAGGAGAAGAAGTTCATCGAAGTTCAACTAG
- the LOC118035994 gene encoding uncharacterized protein isoform X2, translated as MWCDMMDLFDPGKKMLMQGDFDLNSVQRHADSFKGVIKQTILKQEVIFRTQVHELHQLYRTQKTLMKDLGSKCCGGYNSWDVNVQPSLLPFPNPSRIEPLVKETGISSISKVGSAPFASKELLHGCQDTYYRLKQRPLDLQLSANKLINHVEEDRPNRGHAWNHPLKEPIDVEHPLSANCSSGTAELKLSLITRDDYRRTEGTLRTWFDKRTHQYCSVIDLESEERISDDSAKCTTSVGCATPETYSPGKYKKVSAFSSLIFSTSAEKDPSVEISESSYFQEHSECCQEQTSSNEGIMECHDDNLRNNLSTKMKQSSSHKGADWDLNKAHFDDPSCFSNDPLVTCPSPARSAGDSAVVIRSMHEETCPTTFWEKQVNSCSNEISDINATEVDLNSTTRSTDVWTGNSEQDGISGTVPNPTGPEPIPSPPVEISEDVDRYTGDHKNDNLVMKAKLANCLLHDLNQMPLDTRELSSEKSQVEDAVFSCIDECQNDGHGNQSPVSCKSGIYDNDSNSGKTVHFGSMSGDVNTDLKTLSGSQVAGASSDEHDLRTSDSGDLKNECYDEKEESAEVDVLMKRAAESLVDMSLKNLICYQDSFAKEGSKEMRKETREQPQYTCDSFELMVMELTESNVDENSVTSKPYEVNDMETKDFGSKLRRGRRMKDFQKEILPALASLSRHEIHEDINIIEGVLRSREYRKIRGKMATNGENWSPLVRSRRSRLNNVGRRRSSSKFN; from the exons ATGTGGTGTGATATGATGGACTTGTTCGATCCTGGCAAGAAGATGTTGATGCAAGGAGATTTCGATCTGAACTCTGTACAGCGACATGCAGATTCATTTAAAGGAGTTATAAAGCAGACAATTCTCAAGCAGGAGGTTATATTTAGGACTCAG GTCCATGAACTCCATCAGTTATATAGGACGCAAAAAACACTGATGAAGGATCTTGGTAGTAAGTGTTGTGGTGGATACAATTCATGGGATGTGAATGTACAACCATCTCTACTGCCTTTTCCGAACCCTTCAAGAATTGAACCATTGGTGAAAGAAACAGGAATTTCCTCAATTTCCAA GGTGGGTTCAGCACCTTTTGCAAGCAAGGAGTTGTTACATGGGTGCCAAGATACATATTATAGACTTAAGCAGAGGCCTCTTGATCTTCAACTCTCTGCTAACAAACTCATCAACCATGTCGAGGAAGATCGCCCAAACAGAGGACATGCCTGGAATCATCCCTTAAAAGAACCAATAGACGTTGAGCATCCTCTCTCTGCTAATTGCTCTTCAGGTACAGCGGAGTTGAAGCTTTCCCTGATCACTAGAGATGACTATAGAAGAACAGAAGGTACATTGCGGACTTGGTTTGATAAGAGAACTCATCAGTACTGTTCCGTGATTGATCTGGAATCAGAAGAGAGGATATCAGATGACAGTGCAAAATGCACAACTTCTGTTGGCTGTGCTACTCCAGAAACTTATTCCCCAGGGAAGTACAAAAAAGTTTCTGCCTTCTCTAGTTTAATTTTCTCAACTAGTGCAGAGAAAGATCCATCTGTCGAGATTTCAGAAAGCAGCTATTTTCAAGAACATAGTGAATGCTGCCAAGAGCAGACCTCTTCTAATGAAG GAATTATGGAGTGCCATGATGATAACCTGCGTAATAATCTTTCCACCAAAATGAAACAGTCCTCTTCACATAAAGGAGCTGATTGGGACCTCAACAAAGCTCACTTTGATGACCCGTCATGTTTCTCAAATGATCCTCTAGTGACCTGTCCTTCACCAGCTAGATCAGCTGGTGACTCTGCGGTAGTTATTAGGAGCATGCACGAAGAAACCTGTCCAACCACATTTTGGGAGAAACAGGTCAATAGCTGCTCAAATGAAATTTCTGACATAAATGCTACTGAAGTAGATTTAAACAGCACAACTAGGAGTACAGATGTTTGGACCGGAAATTCTGAGCAGGATGGAATAAGTGGTACTGTACCAAACCCTACAGGCCCAGAGCCCATACCCAGCCCCCCTGTAGAAATTTCTGAAGACGTCGACAGGTACACTGGCGACCACAAGAATGATAATCTTGTGATGAAGGCGAAACTCGCGAATTGTCTTCTACATGATTTAAATCAAATGCCTTTAGATACTAGAGAACTGAGCTCTGAGAAGAGCCAAGTGGAAGATGCTGTCTTTTCATGTATTGATGAGTGTCAGAATGATGGACATGGCAATCAATCTCCTGTATCATGCAAGTCTGGTATTTATGATAATGATTCAAACAGTGGAAAGACAGTGCACTTTGGCAGTATGTCTGGTGATGTGAACACTGATTTGAAAACCCTCTCAGGGTCACAAGTTGCCGGTGCCTCATCAGACGAGCATGACCTAAGAACTTCTGACAGTGGTGATTTGAAAAATGAATGCTACGACGAGAAAGAAGAATCAGCTGAAGttgatgttttgatgaaaaGAGCAGCTGAATCACTTGTAGATATGTCTTTGAAGAATTTAATTTGCTATCAAGATTCTTTTGCCAAAGAAGGGTCCAAGGAGATGAGAAAAGAGACAAGGGAGCAGCCACAGTATACTTGCGATTCTTTTGAATTAATGGTTATGGAACTAACGGAGAGCAATGTGGATGAAAATTCAGTGACATCAAAGCCATATGAAGTAAATGATATGGAAACAAAAGATTTTGGTTCTAAACTGAGACGAGGAAGGAGAATGAAAGATTTCCAGAAGGAGATACTGCCTGCTCTGGCATCTCTTTCTAGACATGAAATTCATGAAGATATAAACATTATTGAGGGAGTTTTAAGATCAAGAGAATACCGCAAAATCAGAGGCAAGATGGCAACAAATGGAGAGAACTGGTCTCCACTGGTGAGAAGTAGACGGTCAAGACTCAATAATGTTGGGAGGAGAAGAAGTTCATCGAAGTTCAACTAG
- the LOC118035996 gene encoding probable WRKY transcription factor 17 isoform X1 has translation MKEASGVCVSMIPRQDFRVLEVAQSSFRQAHHLFSCISDQHQKRSIQEISLIAQDTVNEFRNLVRLLDGSEQSGCKRIRKGPLPHSHDINPVELMDSPNSVSKSPDHNFSQPNKQLFPLQSIQSTTSLIHANSIDLYREKQKTEDNVDVKTNLILGFNLSLLQPSTSFSSLDGGGRIIHHSTSEILPSQDDSSIFSKSKSGVKGGEKCLASTGGCHCSKRRKLRIKKVIKVPASSTKPVDIPPDDHYWRKYGQKPIKGSPYPSYYKCSSTRGCPARKHVERSLEDPTMLVVTYEGEHNHSKIQSLNPDIMLHI, from the exons ATGAAGGAAGCTTCAGGTGTCTGTGTTTCAATGATCCCCAGACAGGATTTCAGAGTTCTTGAGGTTGCTCAAAGTAGTTTCAGACAGGCTCATCATCTGTTTAGCTGTATCTCTGATCAACATCAGAAAAGAAGCATTCAGGAAATAAGCCTGATTGCTCAAGATACAGTAAATGAATTCAGAAATCTAGTTAGACTCCTTGATGGATCAGAGCAGTCAGGGTGTAAGAGGATCAGGAAAGGTCCTTTGCCACATTCCCATGATATAAACCCAGTTGAATTGATGGATAGTCCCAACTCTGTGTCTAAAAGCCCTGACCACAACTTTTCTCAACCCAATAAGCAGCTATTCCCTCTTCAGAGTATTCAGTCAACTACTTCTTTGATCCATGCCAATAGTATCGACTTGTACAGGGAAAAACAGAAGACTGAAGACAACGTAGACGTCAAAACTAATTTGATCCTGGGGTTCAACCTTTCCCTCTTGCAGCCAAGCACATCTTTTTCAAGTTTAGATGGAGGTGGCAGGataattcatcattcaacatcaGAAATTCTTCCTTCTCAAGATGATTCCTCTATATTTTCCAAGAGCAAGAGCGGAGTGAAAGGTGGGGAGAAATGCCTAGCCTCAACCGGTGGATGTCACTGTTCAAAGCGAAG GAAATTGAGGATCAAGAAAGTAATTAAGGTCCCTGCTTCAAGTACTAAACCAGTTGACATACCTCCTGATGATCACTATTGGAGAAAATATGGACAGAAGCCAATAAAAGGATCTCCATATCCCAG CTACTACAAATGCAGCAGTACGAGGGGTTGCCCTGCGAGAAAACATGTAGAAAGAAGCTTGGAGGATCCTACCATGTTAGTTGTGACTTATGAAGGGGAACATAATCACTCCAAAATTCAATCTCTCAATCCCGACATCATGCTTCATATTTAA
- the LOC118035996 gene encoding probable WRKY transcription factor 17 isoform X2 yields the protein MKEASGVCVSMIPRQDFRVLEVAQSSFRQAHHLFSCISDQHQKRSIQEISLIAQDTVNEFRNLVRLLDGSEQSGCKRIRKGPLPHSHDINPVELMDSPNSVSKSPDHNFSQPNKQLFPLQSIQSTTSLIHANSIDLYREKQKTEDNVDVKTNLILGFNLSLLQPSTSFSSLDGGGRIIHHSTSEILPSQDDSSIFSKSKSGVKGGEKCLASTGGCHCSKRRKLRIKKVIKVPASSTKPVDIPPDDHYWRKYGQKPIKGSPYPRSYYKCSSTRGCPARKHVERSLEDPTMLVVTYEGEHNHSKIQSLNPDIMLHI from the exons ATGAAGGAAGCTTCAGGTGTCTGTGTTTCAATGATCCCCAGACAGGATTTCAGAGTTCTTGAGGTTGCTCAAAGTAGTTTCAGACAGGCTCATCATCTGTTTAGCTGTATCTCTGATCAACATCAGAAAAGAAGCATTCAGGAAATAAGCCTGATTGCTCAAGATACAGTAAATGAATTCAGAAATCTAGTTAGACTCCTTGATGGATCAGAGCAGTCAGGGTGTAAGAGGATCAGGAAAGGTCCTTTGCCACATTCCCATGATATAAACCCAGTTGAATTGATGGATAGTCCCAACTCTGTGTCTAAAAGCCCTGACCACAACTTTTCTCAACCCAATAAGCAGCTATTCCCTCTTCAGAGTATTCAGTCAACTACTTCTTTGATCCATGCCAATAGTATCGACTTGTACAGGGAAAAACAGAAGACTGAAGACAACGTAGACGTCAAAACTAATTTGATCCTGGGGTTCAACCTTTCCCTCTTGCAGCCAAGCACATCTTTTTCAAGTTTAGATGGAGGTGGCAGGataattcatcattcaacatcaGAAATTCTTCCTTCTCAAGATGATTCCTCTATATTTTCCAAGAGCAAGAGCGGAGTGAAAGGTGGGGAGAAATGCCTAGCCTCAACCGGTGGATGTCACTGTTCAAAGCGAAG GAAATTGAGGATCAAGAAAGTAATTAAGGTCCCTGCTTCAAGTACTAAACCAGTTGACATACCTCCTGATGATCACTATTGGAGAAAATATGGACAGAAGCCAATAAAAGGATCTCCATATCCCAG AAGCTACTACAAATGCAGCAGTACGAGGGGTTGCCCTGCGAGAAAACATGTAGAAAGAAGCTTGGAGGATCCTACCATGTTAGTTGTGACTTATGAAGGGGAACATAATCACTCCAAAATTCAATCTCTCAATCCCGACATCATGCTTCATATTTAA